The genomic segment GCGGACGGTCCCCGACGCGGTACTCCGGTTCGCCGTCACCACCCTCGGGACGTTCGCCGGCATCGACCACTTCGGCCAGTTGCTCAACCTCGCGCTGGCCGTCGGTCTCGCGACGGCGACGCTCTCGGCCGTCTCGTTCGTCGCCCTCGTCGCGGCCCGTCGGTTCGGCGGCCGGTCCGCGTCCGCCCGACTCGCGTCGGTGGGTCTGGTCGGCGCAGCCACGTGGGCGACCACGGCCCTGCTCACGGGTCGCCCGACGCTCTCGCTCGCGGCGGGTCTCGGCGGGGCCGCCGTCGTCGCCGTGGCGGAACTCGCCGCCGCGACGGGCGGGTCGGCCGCCGGTGCCGACTCGACGGCGGCCGACCGGCGGCGTCTGCTCGGCGGCGTGGCGACGACGTTCGGCGTGGGCGTCGTCGGTTACCTGCTCGGGTCGTCGTCGGACTCCGCCGACACCGCGGCGTCGGTGAGCACCGACTCCGCACCGGCGGACGCGGAGGCGGTCGAATCGGGTTCGTCGGCCGAACGGACCGCCGCCGACGAGGTATCCGAGGAACCGTCGGTGGTCGACCGCTACCTCGCCGAGGCCGAACGCCGGTCGCTCGACGTGGCGGGGTTGGAGGGACTCGTCAGCACCGACTTCTATCAGGTCGACATCAGCAACGTGGACCCGAACCTCCGGGCCGACCAGTGGTCGCTCTCGGTGACCGGGAGCGTCGAACGCCCCCTGTCGTACACCTACGACGAGTTGACCGCGATGGGAACCGAACACCGGTTCGTCACGCTCCGGTGCGTCAGCGACCCCGTCGACGGGAAACTGATGGACACCGACCTCTGGACGGGCGTCCCCATCTCGCGCATCTTAGAGGAGGTGAACCCGCAGGGAAGTCACGTCATGCTCCGCGCGGCGGACGGCTACTTCGAGGAGTTCCCCGTGGAGGCGCTGACGGAGGGGTTCCTCGCCTACGGGAAGGGTGGCGGACCGCTCCCCCGCGGGCACGGCCACCCCGTCAGAGCGCTCATCCCCGGTCACTGGGGGGAGATAAACGTCAAGTGGGTCACCGAGATGGAGATTCTGGACGGCCCCGAGAAGGGCTTCTGGGAGCGGCGAGGCTGGCACGGCACCGGCCCGGTCAACACCGTCGCCAAGCTCTCGGCCAGCGAGCGACTTGACGGCCGGCGACGGGTGGGCGGCCACGCCTACGCCGGCACGCGCGGCATCGAACGCGTCGAAGTCTCCGTCGACGGCGGCGAGACGTGGGCCGACGCGACGCTGTCGGACCGCCTCCCCGCCGGCACCGACGAGTCCGGCGAGGCGGCCGAAGACGCGTGGCGGCAGTGGACGTACACCTACGACGACCCCGGCCGCGAGCACACCGTCGTCGTCCGCGCCACCGACGGCACCGGCGCGGTCCAACCGCGCGAGGAGGAGGGCCCCTATCCCAGCGGTGCCACCGGGTGGGCGTCGAAGACGTTCCCGAAGTAGCGCGGGCGCGTCGCCGACCCGACTCGAAGGCCGGTCCGACGCCGTCCTGCGGTTTCACTTTCACTCCACTAGGATTGCCTACTTATCCGTTCTCGCGAATGTATCGGTATGAACGCGCTCGCCGTCGAGCGAACCGACGAACGGACAGGGCAGACACGCCGAATCGAGGTCACCGAGTTCCGAACCGCACGCGTCGTCGAGTACGCCCGGACGCGGTTCGCCGGCGACGCGGACGTCCACTTCGAACGGCGGGCGGGAACGACGACGCTCGTCGCCGACGAACGTCGATAAGAAGGGAGCCGAGGGCGGAGCGGTTACCGCTCGGACTGCTGCCGCTTCGACGGTCACCGCGCCGACGGCCGACGCCTCAGTCGTCCGCGTGCGGCGGCGACTCGGCCGTGTCGTCCGGTTCGCCGTCGGCGGCGACGAGGAGTCGGTCGAGGGCCTCGACCATCGCCTCGACGCTGCAGCGAGTGATGTCCGAGTCGCTGGTCGCCACGGTGACCGAGCGGTCGCCGTAGGACATCTCCACCTCGACGGTGACGACGGCGTCCGTGCCGCCGGTGATGGCGTCCACGTGGTAAGAGTCCAGTTGCGCGTCGGCGTCGGGGCCGAGCGCAGAGCGCACCGCCTCGACGGCGGCGTCCACCGGACCGCTCCCGGTGCCCGACGCGACGCGTTCGTCGTCGTTCACGCGGAGGCGAACGGACGCTGTCGGCGTTCCGCCGCCCGACGCGGCCGTGAGGTCGAGGAGTTCGACCCGCCGGTCGCGGTCCCGCCCCTGTACGTCCTCGGCGATGGCGAGGAGGTCGGCGTCCGTGACGCGCTTGCCCCGGTCGCCGACGTTCTTCACGCGTTGGACGACGGCCGCGAGTTCGTCGTCGTCCACCTCCACGTCGTGTTCGTCGAGGGCCGCCGCGACGCCCGCGCGTCCGGCGTGTTTTCCGAGGACGAGGCGACGCTCCCGCCCCACCGTCTCCGGCGAGTAGGGTTCGTACATCGCGTCGTCCTTCAGCGTCCCGTCGGTGTGGATGCCGCTCTCGTGCGTGAAGGCGTTCTCGCCCACGACCGCCTTGTTCGGCGGGAGGGGGACGCCCGTCGCGTGGGACACCTTCTGCGCCAGCGCGTAGAGTTCGTCGAGTTTCGCCGTCTCGACGCCGTAGCAGTGCGAGAGCGCTATCGCCACCTCTTCGAGGGCGACGTTGCCGGCGCGTTCGCCGATGCCGTTGACCGTGCCGTGGACCATGTCGGCCCCGGCGGCGAGACTGGCGTAGACGTTCGTCATCGCCAGTCCGAGGTCGTCGTGCGTGTGCGTCGACACCGGACCGAGTTCGGCCAGCGCGGAGACGTACTCGTACGTCGTCTCGGGACTCGCGTGGCCGACGGTGTCGGCGTAACACGACCGGTCGGCGCCGGCGTCGAGCGCGGCCGACGCGATGTCGACGAGGAAGTCGAGGTCCGCGCGGGACCCGTCCTCGCCGATGACCTCGACCCACAGGTCGTGATCCTTCGCGTAGGCGACGAGGTCGCCGGTCGTCTCGACCACCTCGTCGCGCGTCGTGCCGACCTTGCCCTCGACGTGCTTGTCGCTGGCGGGGACGACGATGGTGACGCCGTCCACGTCGCAGTCGAGTGCGAGGTCCACGTCGCGCTTGACGCCGCGGGCGAAACTGGTTATCGTCGCGTCCAGACCGAGGTCGGTGACGCGACGGATGGTCTCGCGTTCGCCCTGCCCGGTGCAGGCGCTCCCGGCCTCGATGTACGGGACGTTCGCCCGGTCGAGGGCGCGCGCGATGTCCGCCTTCTCCTCCGGCGAGAGCGAGATACCCGGCGCTTGCTCGCCGTCGCGGAGCGTCGTATCTAACAGCTGTACGGTGTCGTCAGAATCCAGAACGGATGCGAGGGGTGTGTTGGGGTTACCCCCGAATAAATCGACCACGAGTCATGTGCTCACACGCACCCTTACCGCGGACGGACTTAAAATGGACCTTCATGACAGATTTCGCCGTCGGACCGGAACCGCCCCGTCACTCGACGACGCGGACGGTGTCGCCGCGTTCGACGCCGTCGGCCGCGCCGGCGGGCAGTTCGACGATGCGGTCCGCGAGCCCGAACCCGATTCCCGTCCACCCCGAGAGTCGCTTCTTCTTCGTCACTTCCTCGCCGACCAGCCAGAGGGCGTCGATGTCGAACGGGACGAACAGCATGTGGAGGCTCCGCCTGTCCACGTCGTCGAACTCGAAGACGAGGGCGTAGTCGTCCGGAATCCGGCGGCGGAACATCAGTCCGCGCGACTTCGACAGGAACGAGTCTGCGACTTCCACGTCGCTGGCGATGGTTCGGGGCTTGCCGTCCCGACGGTGTTCGACGTGCACGACGGGCCGTCACCCGGTGACCACATAAAGTCAACGCGCCCGGTGACGGTCGCTGCCGGTCCGCGGATTGAAGGCCGACGGCGCGCAAGGCGGGTCATGGAGGAGACGCCCACGGGAACCCCCGTCGGCGTGGACGACCCGTACGACCACGCTGGCGTCTGCGACCACCTCACGGGCGACGGCCGGTGTCGCTTCGCCCTCGACCGGGCCGGCGACGACCCGTCGTTCGCGGCCGACCGCCGCGCCGCCGACTACGACTGCGTCGCCGCCGACTACGACTGCGTCGCCGCCGACGAGGACTGCGAGTTCCGCGACTGCCCGCACTACCGTTCGACGACCGACGGCCGCGAGTGCGTCCGGTGCGGACTGGAGGAAGTCCGCATGGCCCACGAGGGGGGTGCGCGGCCCCTCCTCGAAGAACACCACCTGTCGTACGGGGGCGGGAGCGACCGGACCGAGGGGTCGGAGCCGAGCCACGAGATAACCGTCGCGCTCTGCCGGTGGTGTCACACGAAGGTCCACAAGTCGTTCGCGCGCGTCGACGACGACGCCTCGCCGGACCCCGAGGCGTTCGCCGCGCGCGAGGAGCGACGCTCCCGCGAACAGGCGGAGTTCGGCTTCAGTTCGGCCGCCGAGCGATTCGACGACGGCTGAGGCGGGAGACGGCGTTTCTCACGTTTCGAGCGTCGCCAGCAGTCCGGCCGCGGCGGCGTCGACCACGACCACGACCCAGTAGCTACACACCCGGTAGAGGAGGGCGACGGCCGCCGCGGCGCTGACCGGGACGCCCGCGGTGGCGGCCAGTCCGGCGGTGACGGCGACTTCGATGCCGCCCGACCCGCCGGGCAGGGGCGACCAGCCGACGAGTCCCGACGCGGGCGCGACGAACAGCGCGGCCCCGAAGGGGACGGCGACGTCGAGGGCGGCGGCGGCGACGGCCAGCGAGGTGCCGAACGCCACCCAGCCGAGGGCGGCGAAGACGGCGGCGAACGCGACGCGCCGCCGGTTCTCCGCCACCGCGTCCAGCGTCGCGAAGTAGCTCTCGATGCGCCGGCCGACGGCGTCGGGGTGGAGGTGTCGCTCGGCGGTCGACAGTCCGAGTCGCGCCGCGAGTCGGTGGCCGACGCCGACGACGCTCACCACCGCCCGTTCGAGCAGGGCGCGCCGACGCGTCACGAGGACGACGACGCCGCCGGCGACGAAGACGGCGCCCGTGAGGCCAGCGACGAACGTCCGCACGTCGCCGAACCCGGACCCGAGGACGAGGAGGAGCAGCCCCGTTCCGGACACCGTCACCGCCGAGAGGAGGTTCAGCAGGTCCGCGACGGTGACGGCCGCCAGCGCCTCCTCGTACTCCAACTCGAACGGCCGGGAGACGGCGTAGCTGATTATCGCGGAGCCGCTCAGCCGACCCATCGGGAGAATCTGCCGCGCGAAGTCCCCCGAGAGGTAGGCGAGTCGGTAGCGGAGCCCCCCGACCGGTTTCGTCGTCGTCAGGGCGTGACGGAGCGACTCGCCCCACGCGGAGATGGCGGCGACGCCGGCGACGCTCCCGACGGCGACCAGTCCGAGGTCGGCGCGGGCGACGGCGACGACCACCTCCCGGCCGCCGGTCAACCGGACGAAGACGGCGAGGACGACGACTGCGAGGGCGATGCCGACCGCGGCGCGGACGGCGGGTCTGACACGCGTGCGAGAATGCGGGGGCTCCACGTCCGGTCGAACGGGGGCGAGGGACTTCAGTCCGATGTCACGGGGCCGGGGGCCCCCGCCGACGTTCGGTCGCGCACTCGCTCTCGTCCGTCCGCGGACCCGTCGCCGCCACCGACGAACCCGTTCCCGTCCGGTCGCGACCCCCGTGTCGCCGGTCAGTCGGCCGATTCGCCCTCCGTTCGTTCCGTCGCCGCGTTCCGGACGCTTTTTGACCGCCTCCCGACTACGACGCAGTAACTGATGACTCGCATCGTCGTCATCGACAACCACGGTCAGTTCACGCACCTCGAACACCGGGCGCTCCGTGACCTCGGTATCGAGACCGAACTCGTGGACAACGACACGCCGCCCGAGGAGATAGACGCAGACGGCATCGTCCTCTCGGGCGGACCCGACATGGACCGCATCGGCAACTGCCCCGACTACCTCGAGTTGGACGTGCCCGTCCTCGGCATCTGCCTCGGCATGCAGATAATCGCCGCCGAACTCGGCGGCCGCGTCGGATCGGGCGAGTACGGCGGCTACGCCGACGTGAGCGTCGACATCCTCGACGAGGACGACCCGCTCGTCGGGTCGCTCGCCCCCGAAACCCGCGTCTGGGCGAGT from the Halogeometricum rufum genome contains:
- a CDS encoding DUF7097 family protein, which codes for MEETPTGTPVGVDDPYDHAGVCDHLTGDGRCRFALDRAGDDPSFAADRRAADYDCVAADYDCVAADEDCEFRDCPHYRSTTDGRECVRCGLEEVRMAHEGGARPLLEEHHLSYGGGSDRTEGSEPSHEITVALCRWCHTKVHKSFARVDDDASPDPEAFAAREERRSREQAEFGFSSAAERFDDG
- a CDS encoding (R)-citramalate synthase codes for the protein MVDLFGGNPNTPLASVLDSDDTVQLLDTTLRDGEQAPGISLSPEEKADIARALDRANVPYIEAGSACTGQGERETIRRVTDLGLDATITSFARGVKRDVDLALDCDVDGVTIVVPASDKHVEGKVGTTRDEVVETTGDLVAYAKDHDLWVEVIGEDGSRADLDFLVDIASAALDAGADRSCYADTVGHASPETTYEYVSALAELGPVSTHTHDDLGLAMTNVYASLAAGADMVHGTVNGIGERAGNVALEEVAIALSHCYGVETAKLDELYALAQKVSHATGVPLPPNKAVVGENAFTHESGIHTDGTLKDDAMYEPYSPETVGRERRLVLGKHAGRAGVAAALDEHDVEVDDDELAAVVQRVKNVGDRGKRVTDADLLAIAEDVQGRDRDRRVELLDLTAASGGGTPTASVRLRVNDDERVASGTGSGPVDAAVEAVRSALGPDADAQLDSYHVDAITGGTDAVVTVEVEMSYGDRSVTVATSDSDITRCSVEAMVEALDRLLVAADGEPDDTAESPPHADD
- a CDS encoding molybdopterin-dependent oxidoreductase, with translation MSSIQPARQPRRTPIVALLAGVAAVAGSYATAGFTPAFVVAPVEAFLTRTVPDAVLRFAVTTLGTFAGIDHFGQLLNLALAVGLATATLSAVSFVALVAARRFGGRSASARLASVGLVGAATWATTALLTGRPTLSLAAGLGGAAVVAVAELAAATGGSAAGADSTAADRRRLLGGVATTFGVGVVGYLLGSSSDSADTAASVSTDSAPADAEAVESGSSAERTAADEVSEEPSVVDRYLAEAERRSLDVAGLEGLVSTDFYQVDISNVDPNLRADQWSLSVTGSVERPLSYTYDELTAMGTEHRFVTLRCVSDPVDGKLMDTDLWTGVPISRILEEVNPQGSHVMLRAADGYFEEFPVEALTEGFLAYGKGGGPLPRGHGHPVRALIPGHWGEINVKWVTEMEILDGPEKGFWERRGWHGTGPVNTVAKLSASERLDGRRRVGGHAYAGTRGIERVEVSVDGGETWADATLSDRLPAGTDESGEAAEDAWRQWTYTYDDPGREHTVVVRATDGTGAVQPREEEGPYPSGATGWASKTFPK
- a CDS encoding DUF192 domain-containing protein yields the protein MHVEHRRDGKPRTIASDVEVADSFLSKSRGLMFRRRIPDDYALVFEFDDVDRRSLHMLFVPFDIDALWLVGEEVTKKKRLSGWTGIGFGLADRIVELPAGAADGVERGDTVRVVE
- a CDS encoding flippase-like domain-containing protein produces the protein MEPPHSRTRVRPAVRAAVGIALAVVVLAVFVRLTGGREVVVAVARADLGLVAVGSVAGVAAISAWGESLRHALTTTKPVGGLRYRLAYLSGDFARQILPMGRLSGSAIISYAVSRPFELEYEEALAAVTVADLLNLLSAVTVSGTGLLLLVLGSGFGDVRTFVAGLTGAVFVAGGVVVLVTRRRALLERAVVSVVGVGHRLAARLGLSTAERHLHPDAVGRRIESYFATLDAVAENRRRVAFAAVFAALGWVAFGTSLAVAAAALDVAVPFGAALFVAPASGLVGWSPLPGGSGGIEVAVTAGLAATAGVPVSAAAAVALLYRVCSYWVVVVVDAAAAGLLATLET
- a CDS encoding GMP synthase subunit A, whose product is MTRIVVIDNHGQFTHLEHRALRDLGIETELVDNDTPPEEIDADGIVLSGGPDMDRIGNCPDYLELDVPVLGICLGMQIIAAELGGRVGSGEYGGYADVSVDILDEDDPLVGSLAPETRVWASHADEVKEVPDGFTHTARSDVCDVEAMSDTDRDLYGVQWHPEVAHTEEGEEVFENFLDICTA